In Malus sylvestris chromosome 16, drMalSylv7.2, whole genome shotgun sequence, the following are encoded in one genomic region:
- the LOC126606334 gene encoding glucan endo-1,3-beta-glucosidase 3-like produces MAALLFFFLLAVSAVSAEEDAVIGVNLGTDVSDMPSPTQVMALLKAQNIRHIRLYDADRAMLLALANTGIQVTISVPNEQLLGIGQSNATAANWVARNVIAHVPATNITAIAVGSEVLSALPNAAPVLVSALKFIHSALVASNLDRQIKVSTPHSSSIILDSFPPSQAFFNRSWDPVMVPLLKFLQSTDSYLMLNIYPYFDYMRSNGVIPLDYALFRPLPPNKEAVDANTLLHYTNVFDAIVDAAYFAMSYLNITNIPIVVTESGWPSKGDSSEPDATLDNANTYNSNLIRHVLNNTGTPKHPGIAVSTYIYELYNEDLRPGSVSEKNWGLFNADGVPVYTLHLTGAGTVLSNDTTNQTFCVAKEGSDKKMLQAGLDWACGPGKVDCSPLLQGQPCYEPDNVLTHATYAFNAYFQRMAKAPGTCDFKGVATVTTTDPSHGSCIFPGSGRRNSSSTNGTSLAPSSNSTTSGCLSQFFYTGGSFTSSVIIGFLVLSAVLL; encoded by the exons ATGGCTGCTCTGCTATTCTTCTTCCTATTGGCGGTGTCTGCAGTTTCTGCTGAAGAAG ATGCTGTAATTGGTGTAAACCTCGGTACAGACGTCTCTGATATGCCTAGCCCAACTCAAGTGATGGCACTTCTTAAAGCTCAAAATATTCGACATATCAGACTCTATGATGCAGACAGAGCCATGCTCCTCGCTCTTGCAAACACAGGCATCCAAGTGACTATTTCGGTTCCTAATGAACAGCTCCTTGGGATTGGCCAATCCAATGCCACTGCTGCCAACTGGGTTGCTCGCAATGTGATAGCCCATGTCCCTGCCACCAACATCACTGCTATAGCTGTTGGATCTGAAGTCCTTAGTGCCCTCCCAAATGCTGCTCCAGTCCTAGTTTCTGCCCTGAAATTCATTCACTCTGCACTTGTTGCGTCTAACCTTGACCGCCAAATTAAAGTCTCTACTCCGCACTCTTCCTCCATTATTCTCGACTCCTTTCCACCATCCCAAGCCTTTTTCAATCGCTCGTGGGATCCAGTCATGGTTCCCTTGCTCAAGTTCTTGCAGTCTACTGATTCATATCTCATGCTCAACATCTACCCGTATTTTGATTACATGCGCTCCAACGGTGTAATCCCCTTGGACTATGCACTTTTCCGCCCTCTTCCTCCGAACAAGGAAGCTGTGGATGCTAATACACTGCTACATTATACTAATGTATTCGATGCTATTGTTGACGCAGCGTATTTTGCAATGTCCTATCTAAACATCACTAATATCCCCATTGTAGTGACCGAGTCAGGTTGGCCCTCCAAGGGTGACTCATCAGAGCCAGATGCCACACTTGACAATGCCAACACTTACAACAGTAACTTAATTAGGCATGTGCTTAACAACACGGGGACTCCTAAGCATCCTGGGATTGCTGTTAGCACTTATATTTATGAGCTCTACAATGAGGATTTGAGACCTGGGTCTGTCTCTGAAAAGAATTGGGGGCTCTTTAATGCAGATGGAGTGCCGGTTTATACCTTGCACTTAACAGGTGCTGGAACCGTGTTGTCAAATGACACAACGAACCAAACCTTTTGTGTTGCGAAGGAGGGTTCCGACAAAAAGATGCTACAGGCAGGCTTGGATTGGGCTTGTGGGCCAGGGAAAGTTGATTGCTCGCCTTTGCTGCAGGGTCAACCATGTTATGAACCGGATAATGTGCTCACACACGCAACATATGCTTTCAATGCATATTTTCAGCGGATGGCCAAGGCTCCTGGAACTTGTGATTTCAAAGGGGTGGCTACTGTTACTACCACAGACCCAA GTCACGGATCTTGTATATTTCCAGGAAG TGGCAGAAGAAATAGCAGTTCCACCAACGGAACATCACTGGCACCATCTTCGAATTCCACAACTTCCGGGTGCCTTTCACAATTTTTCTACACTGGCGGTTCCTTCACAAGCTCTGTGATCATCGGTTTCTTAGTTCTGAGTGCAGTTCTGTTGTAG
- the LOC126606339 gene encoding dynein light chain 1, cytoplasmic-like, which translates to MHFLTDMRVKLSSAKREMERAELELERRSKFLSSLIQKKKSVEEQDHRDSLNVRVRASDMPITLQNRAFRSARDHLDAMPGKLDSKRLALALKKDFDSSYGPAWHCIVGTSFGSYVTHSTGGFLYFSIDKVYVLLFKTAVEPLDH; encoded by the exons ATGCACTTTTTGACTGATATGAGAGTGAAATTATCATCGGcgaagagagaaatggagagagcAGAGCTGGAGCTGGAGAGGCGGAGCAAGTTCCTTAGCAGTTTGATACAGAAGAAGAAATCTGTGGAGGAACAAGATCACCGTGATAGCCTCAATGTCCGAGTCAGGGCCTCTGACATGCCCATCACTCTGCAAAACCGCGCCTTTCGGTCTGCGCGGGATCACCTCGACGCCATGCCCGGGAAGCTCGACAGCAAACGCCTCGCTCTCGCACTTAAAAAG GATTTCGATTCATCGTATGGTCCGGCTTGGCACTGCATTGTTGGAACTAGCTTCGGTTCGTACGTGACACATTCCACTGGCGGCTTCTTGTATTTTTCGATCGACAAGGTTTACGTTCTTCTCTTCAAAACAGCCGTCGAGCCTTTGGACCATTGA
- the LOC126607460 gene encoding mediator of RNA polymerase II transcription subunit 23-like, which translates to MDQNQRPSSSASAATRAYQFHPARAAIVNLFDLYLGRSSRQKPDDSVREPPNKSQKRVLALNRELPPRNEQFLLDFEQLQSQFPDQDQLRVVTESVLISLVVQCSNHAPRAEFLLFALRSLCTIGHINWDTFLPSLLSSVSTAEMSVGQGSQAMPAISPQSGMLPSSNAIPNSSNFQTSTPASPLPSVHGIGSPSQSAIEPSSMSPVKSSDVASNGQQATARFNSSIRDNAISSLRQLCCKIILTGLAFNLKPVTHANIFSHMLNWLVNWDQKQLGVDEPDGVRSWRPGKALIEWLHSCLDVIWLLVDEDKCRVPFYELLRSGLQFMENIPDDEALFTLILEIHRRRDMMAMHMKMLDQHLHCPTFGTHRIFTQTTPSVSGEAVASLRYSPITYPSVLGEPLHGEELATSIPKGSLDWERALRCIRHALCTTPSPDWWKRVLLVAPCYRSPSQGPTPGAVFISEMICEATIDRIVELLKLTNSDINCWQEWLVFSDIFFFLIKSGCIDFVDFVDKLVSRLTEGDQQILRTNHVTWLLAQIIRVELVMNALNQDARKVETTRKILSFHKEDRSSDPNSPQSILLDFISSCQNLRIWSLNTTTREYLNNEQLQKGKQIDEWWRTASKGDRIMDYMNMDERSIGMFWVVSYTMAQPACETVINWLSSAGVAESLPGTNLQSNERLMVMQEVSPLPMSLLSGFSMNLCLKLAYQMEESLFSGQVVPSIAMAETYCRLLLIAPHSLFRSHFNHLAQRNPSVLSKPGVTLLVLEILNYRLLPLYRYQGKSKALMYDVTKIVSALKSKRGDHRVFRLAENLCMNLILSLRDFFFVKREGKGPTEFTETLNRVTIVTLAIIIKTRGIADADHLLYLQTMLEQILATSNHTWSEKTLRYFPSLLRDFLIQRIDKRGLAIQEWQQAETTVINQCTQLLSPSADPTYVMTYISHSFPQHRQYLCAGAWILMQGHPENINSLNLARVLREFSPEEVTSNIYTMVDVLLHHIQLELQHGHSLQDLLLKACANLAFYIWTHELIPLDILLLALIDRDDDPHALHIVMSLLDRQELQQRVKQYCSNRGPPEHWLVSTSFKRVELQKALGNHLSWKDRYPTFFDDIAGRLIPVIPLIIYRLIENDAIDSADRILVMYSPFLKYHPLRFTFVRDILAYFYGHLPGKLIVRILNVLEVNKIPFSESFPVHMNNAMCPPADYFATLLLGLVNNVIPPLHNNSKSGTSDALNNSMRAPPNKTPPPSQSGQANVSDGQKAFYQIQDPGTYTQLVLETAVIELLSLPVSASQIVSSLVQIVVNIQPTLIQSSNGLHGAPSGVGQGSVLPTSPSGGSTDSLGTSRSPASVSGINASNFVSRSGYTCQQLSCLLIQACGLLLAQLPPDFHVQLYLEASRIIKETWWLTDGKRSMGELDSAVGYALLDPTWAAQDNTSTAIGNIVALLHSFFSNLPQEWLEGTHLIIKHLRPVTSVAMLRIAFRIMGPLLPKLANAHALFSKTLSLILSMMVDVFGKNVQPPTPVEPLEIADLIDFFHHVVHYEGQGGPVQANSKPRPEVLALCGRAAESLRPDIQHLLSHLKPDTNSSIYAATHPKLNQNSS; encoded by the exons ATGGATCAAAACCAGCGACCATCGTCCTCGGCGTCAGCTGCCACGCGAGCTTACCAGTTCCACCCCGCACGTGCCGCAATTGTCAATCTCTTCGATCTCTACTTAGGA AGAAGTAGCCGCCAAAAACCTGATGATTCAGTTCGAGAGCCTCC GAACAAGTCACAGAAGCGTGTACTTGCTCTTAATCGAGAGCTTCCACCTCGAAACGAGCAGTTCCTACTAGATTTTGAACAACTGCAGAGCCAGTTTCCT GACCAAGATCAACTGCGCGTCGTGACAGAATCTGTACTTATATCTCTAGTTGTGCAATGTAGTAATCATGCGCCACGGGCGGAGTTTCTTCTCTTTGCTCTAAGGAGCTTGTGTACTATAGGTCACATTAACTGGGATACTTTTTTGCCGTCCCTTCTTTCTTCGGTTTCCACAGCAGAAATGTCAGTTGGTCAAGGGAGTCAGGCAATGCCTGCTATTTCACCGCAGTCTGGTATGCTTCCATCTTCGAATGCAATCCCCAATTCTTCTAATTTTCAAACTTCAACTCCCGCCTCTCCATTaccttcagtgcatggcattgGTTCCCCCAGCCAGTCTGCTATCGAACCATCATCTATGTCACCAGTTAAATCATCTGATGTAGCCTCCAATGGACAGCAAGCTACGGCAAGGTTCAATTCATCTATAAGAGATAATGCCATAAGCAGTCTTCGTCAGCTGTGCTGCAAGATCATTTTAACTGGACTTGCATTTAATTTAAAACCAGTTACTCATGCTAACATCTTTTCCCATATGCTTAATTGGCTGGTTAATTGGGACCAAAAACAACTTGGGGTTGATGAACCTGATGGTGTAAGATCCTGGAGACCTGGAAAGGCGCTAATTGAATGGCTACATAGCTGTTTGGATGTGATTTGGCTTTTGGTTGACGAGGATAAATGCCGAGTGCCCTTCTATGAATTACTGCGGAGTGGGTTGCAATTTATGGAGAATATACCTGATGATGAAGCCTTATTTACTCTAATCTTGGAGATCCATAGGAGGCGAGATATGATGGCCATGCACATGAAAATGTTAGATCAACACCTACATTGCCCTACATTTGGGACTCATCGGATTTTCACACAGACAACTCCTAGTGTTTCAGGAGAAGCAGTAGCGAGCTTGAGGTATTCACCAATCACATATCCAAGTGTTCTGGGAGAACCATTGCATGGAGAG GAACTTGCAACTTCAATTCCAAAAGGAAGTTTGGATTGGGAGAGAGCTCTGCGTTGCATAAGGCATGCTCTATGTACTACTCCGTCACCTGACTGGTGGAAACGGGTGCTGCTTGTTGCCCCTTGCTACAGGTCTCCTTCTCAAGGGCCTACTCCTGGTGCTGTTTTCATCTCTGAAATGATTTGCGAGGCAACAATTGATAGAATTGTTGAGCTATTAAAGTTGACCAATTCAG ATATTAATTGCTGGCAAGAGTGGCTTGTCTTTTCGGatatattcttttttcttattaaAAGTGGCTGTattgattttgttgattttgtggACAAGCTAGTTTCACGCCTTACCGAGGGTGACCAACAAATTCTTAGGACAAATCACGTCACTTGGCTTCTTGCTCAAATTATACGGGTTGAACTTGTGATGAATGCTCTAAATCAAGATGCTAGAAAG GTGGAGACAACACGTAAGATCCTATCGTTTCATAAAGAAGATAGGAGCTCAGATCCAAATAGTCCTCAAAGTATCCTGCTGGACTTCATAAGCAGTTGCCAGAATTTACGTATTTGGTCGTTGAACACAACAACTAGAGAATATCTGAATAACGAGCAGCTTCAGAAAGGAAAGCAAATAGATGAATGGTGGAGGACAGCAAGCAAAG GGGATCGAATAATGGATTATATGAATATGGATGAAAGGTCAATTGGGATGTTTTGGGTTGTGTCTTACACCATGGCGCAGCCAGCTTGTGAAACTGTGATAAATTGGTTATCCTCTGCTGGAGTTGCAGAGTCATTACCGGGAACAAACCTACAGTCCAATGAGAGGTTAATGGTTATGCAGGAAGTATCTCCACTGCCGATGTCCTTGTTATCTGGCTTTTCAATGAACCTATGTTTAAAGCTGGCGTATCAAATGGAAGAATCTTTATTTTCTGGGCAG GTTGTACCTAGTATTGCAATGGCTGAAACATATTGTAGGCTGCTACTCATTGCACCTCACTCATTATTTCGTTCTCATTTCaat CATTTGGCGCAAAGGAATCCCTCAGTATTGAGCAAGCCAGGTGTAACTCTTTTAGtgcttgaaattttgaattacCGTTTGCTTCCACTTTACAG GTACCAAGGAAAAAGCAAAGCCTTGATGTATGATGTTACAAAAATAGTTTCTGCTCTAAAATCAAAACGTGGAGACCATCGTGTATTTAGGTTGGCTGAGAACTTGTGTATGAATCTTATTCTGTCTTTGAGAGACTTTTTCTTTGTGAAAAGGGAAGGGAAG GGTCCAACTGAATTCACAGAAACTTTGAATCGAGTAACTATTGTCACTCTTGCGATCATCATTAAGACACGAGGAATTGCTGATGCTGATCATCTGCTTTATCTTCAAACCATGTTAGAGCAGATATTAGCCACTAGTAATCACACATGGTCGGAGAAAACACTACGCTATTTCCCTTCTCTTCTTCGTGATTTTTTGATTCAACGGATTGATAAAAGGGGCCTGGCAATTCAAGAATGGCAGCAG GCGGAAACCACTGTAATTAACCAATGCACCCAGCTTTTGTCACCTTCCGCTGATCCTACATATGTAATGACCTATATCAGTCATAGTTTTCCTCAACACCGGCAATATCTATGTGCTGGTGCATGGATTCTGATGCAAGGGCACCCAGAAAACATCAACAGCCTAAACTTA GCACGCGTCTTGAGAGAGTTTTCTCCTGAGGAAGTAACATCTAATATCTATACAATGGTGGATGTTCTGCTTCATCATATTCAGTTGGAACTGCAGCACGGCCATTCTTTGCAG GACCTTTTATTGAAAGCATGTGCAAACCTAGCATTTTATATTTGGACCCATGAGTTGATCCCTTTGGATATTTTGCTCCTGGCACTGATTGATCGTGACGATGACCCCCATGCTCTGCATATCGTG ATGAGTCTACTTGATAGGCAAGAACTTCAACAAAGGGTGAAACAATATTGTTCGAATCGAGGTCCCCCTGAACACTGGCTTGTCTCTACATCCTTTAAGCGAGTTGAATTGCAGAAGGCCCTCGGGAATCATCTATCTTGGAAGGACAG GTATCCCACCTTCTTCGATGATATTGCAGGGCGTTTGATCCCAGTCATTCCATTGATAATTTATAGACTAATTGAAAATGATGCCATAGATTCAGCTGACAGAATTCTGGTCATGTATTCTCCATTTCTTAAATACCACCCTTTAAGATTTACTTTTGTTCGTGACATACTTGCATATTTTTATGGCCATCTTCCCGGAAAGCTTATTGTCCGAATATTGAATGTACTCGAAGTCAACAAG ATCCCATTTTCTGAGTCATTCCCGGTGCATATGAATAATGCCATGTGCCCACCTGCCGATTACTTTGCAACTCTCTTACTGGGACTAGTGAATAATGTCATTCCCCCATTGCATAACAACTCAAAATCTGGAACGAGTGATGCTTTAAATAATTCAATGCGTGCCCCACCAAACAAGACTCCACCACCTTCTCAGTCTGGGCAAGCAAATGTTTCCGATGGCCAAAAAGCATTCTACCAAATTCAGGATCCAGGCACATATACTCAGCTGGTTCTTGAAACAGCAGTAATTGAATTGCTCTCTCTTCCTGTATCTGCATCCCAGATTGTATCATCACTTGTTCAGATTGTCGTCAATATACAACCAACATTAATTCAATCCAGCAATGGCCTGCACGGAGCTCCAAGTGGTGTTGGGCAAGGCTCCGTTTTACCAACATCCCCTTCGGGCGGAAGCACAGATTCCTTGGGCACGAGCAGGTCACCTGCTTCAGTATCAGGAATAAATGCATCTAACTTTGTTTCTCGAAGTGGTTATACATGCCAACAATTGTCTTGCTTATTGATCCAAGCATGTGGTCTACTACTGGCTCAGCTGCCTCCTGATTTTCATGTGCAACTCTATCTGGAGGCGTCGCGTATAATAAAAGAAACGTGGTGGCTCACTGATGGCAAAAGGTCAATGGGGGAACTGGACTCTGCTGTCGGTTATGCTTTGTTGGATCCAACATGGGCTGCTCAAGACAATACCTCAACCGCCATTG GTAATATTGTTGCGCTGCTTCATTCGTTTTTCAGTAACCTCCCACAGGAATGGCTAGAAGGGACCCATCTTATCATCAAACATCTCAGGCCAGTGACTTCAGTTGCAATGTTGAGAATAGCATTCCGCATCATGGGTCCGTTGCTCCCTAAACTAGCCAATGCGCACGCCCTCTTCAGTAAG ACCCTGTCATTGATTTTAAGTATGATGGTGGATGTCTTTGGTAAGAACGTACAGCCACCGACTCCTGTCGAGCCATTAGAAATAGCAGATCTTATTGACTTCTT CCATCATGTCGTCCATTACGAAGGGCAGGGAGGTCCGGTGCAGGCTAACAGCAAGCCCAGACCAGAGGTTTTAGCTCTCTGTGGAAGAGCTGCAGAAAGTCTGCGTCCGGACATACAACACCTTCTTTCCCACTTAAAACCCGACACAAATTCTTCCATCTATGCTGCTACGCATCCCAAGTTGAACCAGAATTCATCGTAA